Proteins encoded in a region of the Ralstonia pseudosolanacearum genome:
- a CDS encoding phosphoribosyltransferase, producing MNQPINDDAHLWVSWDDYHGLVERLALIVHESGWKFDQILCLARGGLRVGDQLSRIYDLPLAILAASSYREAAGTQQGNLDIAQYITMTRGELSGRVLLVDDLVDSGVTLERVGRHLRERYPAVTDVRTAVVWHKGCSKIQPDYAVQFLPTNPWIHQPFEEYDTLRPHNLAAWIKRGKGQTAGAGGPGSGVAG from the coding sequence ATGAACCAGCCGATCAACGACGATGCCCACCTGTGGGTGTCCTGGGATGACTACCACGGCCTGGTCGAGCGCCTGGCGCTGATCGTGCACGAGTCGGGCTGGAAGTTCGACCAGATCCTGTGCCTGGCGCGCGGCGGCCTGCGCGTCGGCGACCAGCTGTCGCGCATCTACGATCTGCCGCTCGCCATCCTGGCCGCCAGCAGTTATCGCGAGGCCGCCGGCACGCAGCAGGGCAACCTCGACATCGCCCAGTACATCACCATGACGCGCGGCGAGCTGTCGGGTCGCGTCCTGCTGGTCGATGATCTGGTCGACTCGGGCGTCACGCTGGAGCGGGTGGGGCGCCACCTGAGGGAGCGCTATCCGGCGGTCACCGATGTGCGTACTGCTGTGGTGTGGCACAAGGGCTGCTCGAAGATCCAGCCGGACTACGCCGTGCAGTTCCTGCCGACCAACCCGTGGATCCACCAGCCGTTCGAGGAATACGACACGCTGCGCCCGCATAACCTGGCGGCGTGGATCAAGCGCGGCAAGGGGCAGACGGCGGGTGCCGGCGGCCCGGGCAGCGGCGTTGCCGGCTGA
- the rnr gene encoding ribonuclease R yields MNQPTYPIPSREEILGVLRTSGSPLSAADIAKALSVTRKEHDGFIKRLTAMERDGQLELNRKGRYELAHQPNFIEGRVVGHRDGFGFFIRDDGEPDIFLPEREMQKAMHGDRALVRVIGYDRRGRSEGQIVEMLERANRYVIGRLLSESGTLVVAPEDKRLGRDILIAPKGQGKAKVGQVVSVEILEYPDRYVQPIGRVVEVLGEIDDPGMEIEIAVRKYGVPHEFSDATLSESEALPDVVRETDLAGRIDLRDVPLVTIDGEDARDFDDAVYCEPVKIGRSKGWRLVVAIADVSHYVQPGKSLDVDAIDRATSVYFPRRVIPMLPEKLSNGLCSLNPEVDRLCMVCDAVITAKGQIKAYQFYPAVMHSAARLTYNEVWSILSNVKGPEAAKRAPLVPHLQDLYELFQVLLKARRERGAIDFDTTETYIVCNAQGKIEQILPRTRNDAHRLIEECMLTANVCAAEMLERYKHPALYRVHAGPTEEKLQALRAFLKTSGLTLGGGDKPQAADYAELMEKIIARPDAPMLQTMLLRSMQQAVYSPDNVGHFGLAYEAYAHFTSPIRRYPDLLVHRAIKAVLQHSRYVPALASGVQLNSALSPKARRMQAEADKATPAAVASKAKVEAIWHELGVHCSANERRADEASRDVEAWLKCYFMRDKLGNEFSGTVSAVTSFGIFVQLDELYVEGLVHVTELGSDYFQFDEARNELRGERTGIRYRLTDRVRVQLLRVDLDARKMDFRLIQEPSVKALRPAKVAGAPAEAAPRQAAVATPAPPVGRKKPRQLAALLGGTAKPEESFDETLDRVFEEQPVFEPGSRALPPGHAHAKPTRKKPAARTTKPKTGGKTAPRKAPGKTVRSRKGR; encoded by the coding sequence TTGAATCAACCGACTTATCCGATCCCGAGCCGCGAGGAAATCCTCGGTGTGCTGCGCACGTCGGGATCTCCGCTGTCCGCCGCTGACATCGCAAAGGCGCTGTCTGTCACGCGCAAGGAGCATGACGGCTTCATCAAGCGGCTGACCGCGATGGAGCGGGACGGCCAGCTCGAACTCAACCGCAAGGGGCGCTACGAACTGGCGCACCAGCCCAACTTCATCGAAGGCCGCGTGGTCGGCCACCGGGACGGCTTCGGCTTCTTCATCCGCGACGACGGCGAGCCCGACATCTTCTTGCCCGAGCGCGAAATGCAGAAGGCCATGCATGGCGACCGCGCACTGGTGCGCGTGATCGGCTATGACCGCCGCGGGCGTTCGGAAGGGCAGATCGTCGAGATGCTGGAGCGGGCCAATCGCTACGTGATCGGCCGTCTGCTGTCGGAGAGCGGCACGCTGGTGGTGGCGCCCGAGGACAAGCGCCTGGGCCGCGACATCCTGATTGCGCCCAAGGGGCAGGGCAAGGCCAAGGTCGGCCAGGTGGTGAGCGTGGAGATTCTGGAATATCCGGACCGCTACGTGCAGCCGATCGGCCGCGTGGTCGAGGTGCTGGGCGAGATCGACGACCCCGGCATGGAGATCGAGATCGCGGTGCGCAAGTACGGCGTGCCGCACGAGTTCTCCGACGCCACGCTGAGTGAGTCGGAGGCGCTGCCCGACGTGGTGCGCGAAACCGATCTGGCTGGCCGGATCGATCTGCGCGACGTGCCGCTGGTCACCATCGACGGCGAGGACGCGCGCGACTTCGACGACGCGGTCTATTGCGAGCCGGTCAAGATCGGCCGCAGCAAGGGCTGGCGCCTGGTCGTGGCGATTGCTGACGTGTCGCACTACGTGCAGCCGGGCAAGTCGCTCGATGTGGACGCGATCGATCGCGCCACGTCGGTCTACTTCCCGCGGCGCGTGATCCCGATGCTGCCGGAGAAGCTGTCCAACGGCCTGTGCTCGCTGAATCCGGAGGTGGATCGCCTGTGCATGGTGTGCGATGCGGTGATCACGGCCAAGGGGCAGATCAAGGCGTATCAGTTCTACCCGGCCGTGATGCACTCGGCCGCGCGCCTGACCTACAACGAGGTCTGGTCGATCCTGTCCAACGTGAAGGGGCCGGAGGCGGCCAAGCGCGCGCCGCTGGTGCCGCATCTGCAGGATCTGTACGAGCTGTTCCAGGTCTTGCTGAAAGCCCGCCGCGAACGGGGCGCCATCGACTTCGACACGACCGAGACGTATATCGTCTGCAATGCGCAGGGCAAGATCGAGCAGATCCTGCCGCGCACCCGCAACGACGCGCACCGCCTGATCGAGGAGTGCATGCTGACCGCCAACGTCTGCGCGGCGGAGATGCTGGAGCGCTACAAGCATCCGGCGCTGTATCGCGTGCACGCCGGTCCGACCGAAGAGAAGCTGCAGGCGCTGCGTGCCTTCCTCAAGACCAGTGGCCTGACGCTGGGCGGCGGCGACAAGCCCCAGGCGGCGGACTATGCCGAGCTGATGGAAAAGATCATCGCGCGCCCTGACGCGCCGATGCTGCAGACCATGCTGCTGCGCTCGATGCAGCAGGCGGTCTACAGCCCCGACAACGTCGGTCACTTCGGCCTGGCGTACGAGGCCTACGCGCACTTCACCAGCCCGATCCGCCGTTATCCGGACCTGCTGGTGCACCGGGCCATCAAGGCCGTCCTGCAACATTCGCGCTATGTGCCGGCGCTGGCGTCGGGCGTGCAGCTCAACAGTGCGCTCTCGCCCAAGGCGCGCCGCATGCAGGCCGAGGCCGACAAGGCCACGCCGGCTGCCGTCGCCAGCAAGGCCAAGGTCGAGGCGATCTGGCATGAACTGGGCGTGCATTGCTCGGCCAACGAGCGCCGCGCCGACGAGGCTTCGCGCGACGTAGAGGCCTGGCTCAAGTGCTACTTCATGCGCGACAAGCTGGGCAACGAGTTCTCCGGCACGGTCAGCGCGGTCACCTCGTTCGGCATCTTCGTGCAGCTCGACGAGCTGTACGTGGAGGGCCTGGTGCACGTGACCGAGCTGGGCAGCGACTACTTCCAGTTCGACGAGGCCCGCAATGAGCTGCGCGGCGAGCGTACCGGCATCCGCTATCGCCTGACCGATCGCGTGCGCGTGCAGTTGCTGCGCGTCGATCTGGATGCGCGCAAGATGGATTTCCGGCTGATCCAGGAGCCGTCGGTCAAGGCGCTGCGTCCGGCCAAGGTGGCCGGCGCGCCGGCAGAGGCTGCGCCGCGCCAGGCGGCCGTCGCCACGCCTGCGCCGCCGGTGGGGCGCAAGAAGCCGCGCCAGCTGGCGGCCTTGCTGGGCGGCACGGCCAAGCCGGAGGAGTCGTTCGACGAGACGCTGGACCGCGTGTTCGAGGAGCAGCCGGTGTTCGAGCCGGGGTCGCGCGCACTGCCGCCGGGCCATGCGCATGCCAAGCCGACGCGCAAGAAGCCGGCGGCGCGCACGACCAAGCCCAAGACTGGCGGCAAGACCGCGCCGCGCAAGGCGCCGGGTAAGACCGTGCGGTCGCGCAAGGGGCGGTGA
- the rlmB gene encoding 23S rRNA (guanosine(2251)-2'-O)-methyltransferase RlmB, whose translation MSKSKLLIGFHAVTARLRHDARSIDEIYFEANRRDRRMQDFLKAAEAAGVRMIPADNERLRGIAGTDRHQGVVAKAEALSLALNLDELLDGIEGPPLLLVLDGVTDPHNLGACLRVADAAGAHAVIAPKDRSVGINTTVAKVASGAAETVPYITVTNLARTLRELQQRGVWVIGTADEAEQDLYRADFKGPIALVMGAEGEGMRRLTRETCDALVSIPMAGSVESLNVSVASGVCLFEAVRQRSVVPAK comes from the coding sequence ATGTCCAAGTCCAAGCTCCTGATCGGCTTTCACGCCGTTACCGCCCGACTGCGCCACGATGCGCGGTCGATCGATGAAATCTACTTCGAGGCCAACCGCCGCGACCGCCGCATGCAGGATTTCCTGAAAGCGGCGGAAGCTGCGGGCGTGCGCATGATTCCGGCCGACAACGAACGGCTGCGTGGCATCGCTGGCACCGACCGCCACCAGGGCGTGGTGGCCAAGGCCGAAGCGCTGTCGCTGGCGCTCAACCTCGATGAGCTGCTCGACGGCATCGAAGGTCCGCCGCTGCTGCTGGTGCTCGATGGCGTGACCGACCCGCACAACCTCGGCGCCTGCCTGCGCGTGGCCGATGCGGCCGGCGCGCACGCGGTGATCGCGCCGAAGGACCGCAGCGTCGGCATCAATACCACCGTCGCCAAGGTGGCGAGCGGTGCGGCCGAGACCGTTCCCTACATCACCGTGACCAACTTGGCGCGCACGCTGCGCGAGTTGCAGCAGCGCGGTGTCTGGGTGATCGGCACGGCCGACGAGGCGGAGCAGGATCTCTACCGGGCCGACTTCAAGGGCCCCATCGCGCTGGTGATGGGCGCTGAAGGGGAAGGCATGCGCCGCCTCACGCGCGAGACCTGCGACGCGCTGGTCAGCATCCCGATGGCGGGCAGCGTGGAGAGCCTGAACGTCTCGGTGGCCAGCGGCGTGTGCCTGTTCGAGGCGGTGCGCCAGCGCAGCGTCGTGCCTGCCAAGTGA
- a CDS encoding SIR2 family NAD-dependent protein deacylase yields the protein MAVVPTAASDAAALAQARAWIEAAERVMVLTGAGVSAESGVPTFRDALTGLWARFNPEDLATEAAYREHPRVVWDWYQERRARVSQVQPNPAHLAIAALAGRKTVTLVTQNVDGLHQRAGSEGVIELHGNLFANKWLDGCGKCDVATAEPGRPPRCAACGAMLRPGVVWFGERLPVVANYRAEEAANTCDVCLVVGTSGMVYPAAGLPGLAKDHGARVIVVNPEPSVLDETADLVIHQPAGVCLPAMLA from the coding sequence ATGGCCGTAGTGCCCACGGCTGCCTCCGACGCGGCGGCCCTGGCCCAGGCGCGTGCCTGGATCGAGGCGGCCGAGCGTGTCATGGTGCTGACCGGCGCGGGCGTGTCGGCCGAATCCGGCGTGCCGACCTTTCGCGATGCGCTGACCGGCCTGTGGGCCCGCTTCAACCCGGAAGACCTGGCGACCGAAGCCGCGTATCGCGAGCATCCGCGCGTGGTGTGGGATTGGTATCAGGAGCGCCGCGCGCGCGTGTCGCAGGTGCAGCCGAACCCGGCGCATCTGGCGATTGCCGCGCTGGCCGGGCGCAAGACGGTGACGCTCGTCACGCAGAATGTCGATGGCCTGCACCAGCGGGCCGGCAGCGAGGGCGTGATCGAGCTGCACGGCAACCTCTTCGCCAACAAATGGCTGGACGGCTGCGGCAAGTGTGATGTCGCCACGGCCGAGCCCGGCCGGCCGCCGCGCTGCGCGGCCTGCGGTGCGATGCTGCGCCCGGGCGTGGTGTGGTTCGGCGAGCGGCTGCCCGTGGTGGCGAATTACCGCGCGGAAGAGGCGGCCAACACGTGCGACGTATGCCTGGTGGTGGGCACCTCGGGCATGGTGTATCCGGCGGCCGGACTGCCGGGGCTGGCGAAGGACCACGGCGCGCGCGTCATCGTGGTGAATCCGGAGCCGAGCGTGCTGGACGAGACCGCCGATCTCGTCATCCACCAGCCGGCGGGCGTGTGCCTGCCCGCCATGCTGGCGTAG
- the tal gene encoding transaldolase: MTQLDQLKQFTTVVADTGDFQAMRAYAPHDATTNPSLILKAVQKAEYRPLLEQAVRDARSDSVEDIIDAVLVAFGCEILSIIPGRVSTEVDARLSFDTAATVAKAKHLIALYEARGVPRERVLIKIASTWEGIRAADQLRAEGIRCNMTLLFSLIQAVACAEAGVQLISPFVGRIYDWYKKDAGAAWDPIAQGGANDPGVLSVVRIYNYYKRFGYTTEVMGASFRNTSQIIELAGCDLLTISPELLAQLQQSDAPVERKLSPEHAHATNLVRLPADEAAFRWHMNADAMATEKLAEGIRLFAADAVKLEGLIGPLRAAA, encoded by the coding sequence ATGACTCAGCTCGATCAGCTCAAGCAGTTCACCACCGTCGTCGCAGATACCGGCGACTTCCAGGCCATGCGCGCCTACGCGCCGCACGACGCGACCACCAATCCGTCGCTGATCCTGAAAGCCGTGCAGAAGGCCGAATACCGCCCGCTGCTGGAACAGGCCGTGCGCGATGCCCGCAGCGACAGCGTGGAAGACATCATCGACGCCGTGCTGGTGGCGTTCGGCTGCGAAATCCTGTCGATCATCCCCGGCCGCGTGTCGACCGAGGTGGATGCGCGTCTGTCGTTCGACACCGCCGCCACGGTGGCCAAGGCCAAACACCTGATTGCGCTGTACGAAGCGCGCGGCGTGCCGCGCGAGCGCGTGCTGATCAAGATCGCCTCCACCTGGGAAGGCATCCGCGCGGCCGACCAGCTGCGTGCCGAAGGCATCCGCTGCAACATGACCCTGCTGTTCTCGCTGATCCAGGCCGTGGCCTGCGCGGAAGCCGGCGTGCAGCTGATCTCGCCGTTCGTCGGCCGCATCTACGACTGGTACAAGAAAGACGCAGGCGCCGCGTGGGACCCGATCGCGCAAGGCGGCGCCAACGACCCCGGCGTGCTGTCGGTCGTGCGCATCTACAACTACTACAAGCGCTTCGGCTACACGACCGAAGTGATGGGCGCGAGCTTCCGCAACACCTCGCAGATCATCGAACTGGCCGGCTGCGACCTGCTGACCATCAGCCCCGAGCTGCTCGCCCAGCTGCAGCAGTCCGACGCGCCGGTCGAACGCAAGCTGTCGCCGGAGCACGCGCACGCCACCAACCTCGTCCGCCTGCCTGCCGACGAGGCCGCGTTCCGCTGGCACATGAACGCCGACGCGATGGCCACCGAAAAGCTGGCCGAAGGCATCCGCCTGTTCGCGGCGGATGCAGTCAAGCTGGAAGGTCTGATCGGGCCGCTGCGCGCGGCCGCGTGA
- the rpiA gene encoding ribose-5-phosphate isomerase RpiA, whose amino-acid sequence MTQDELKALVAQAAADYVLANVPEGAVLGVGTGSTANLFIDAMAPHKARFAGAVSSSEASTRRLQGHGFAVLDLNEVDAIPVYVDGADEIDDTGAMIKGGGGALTREKIVASVAGRFVCIADGSKLVDVLGAFPLPVEVVPMARAAVARRLAALGGQPRLRMTKEGQIYQTDNGNVILDVSGLRIGEPKTLEAQINDIPGVVTVGLFAKRGADVLLLGTEAGVQRRDF is encoded by the coding sequence ATGACGCAGGATGAACTGAAGGCGCTGGTGGCCCAGGCCGCCGCCGACTATGTATTGGCCAACGTACCCGAGGGCGCAGTGCTGGGTGTCGGCACCGGTTCGACCGCCAACCTGTTCATCGACGCGATGGCGCCGCACAAGGCGCGCTTCGCCGGCGCGGTGTCGAGCTCGGAGGCGTCGACGCGCCGTCTGCAGGGCCACGGTTTTGCCGTGCTGGACCTGAACGAGGTCGACGCGATTCCCGTCTACGTGGACGGCGCCGACGAGATCGATGACACGGGCGCCATGATCAAGGGCGGTGGCGGCGCGCTGACGCGCGAGAAGATCGTCGCGTCGGTGGCCGGACGCTTCGTCTGCATCGCCGATGGCAGCAAGCTGGTCGATGTGCTCGGCGCGTTCCCGCTGCCGGTGGAAGTGGTGCCGATGGCACGCGCCGCCGTGGCGCGCCGGCTGGCGGCGCTGGGCGGCCAGCCGCGCCTGCGCATGACCAAGGAAGGCCAGATCTACCAGACCGACAACGGCAATGTGATCCTGGATGTCTCCGGCCTGCGGATCGGCGAGCCGAAGACGCTCGAGGCGCAGATCAACGATATTCCCGGCGTGGTGACGGTCGGCCTGTTCGCCAAGCGCGGCGCCGATGTGCTGCTGCTGGGCACCGAAGCGGGCGTGCAGCGCCGCGATTTCTGA
- a CDS encoding NCS1 family nucleobase:cation symporter-1, with the protein MKPTAQPADAQPGAAHGSSLYNDDLAPTGAAQRTWKWYHFAALWVGMVMNIASYMLAAGLTEQGMSPWQAVLTVLLGNAIVLVPMLLIGHAGAKHGIPYAVLVRTSFGTQGAKLPALLRAIVACGWYGIQTWLGGSAIHTLVNILTGNALHGAPLPLLDISVAQLACFLLFWALQLYFIVHGTDSIRWLESWSAPIKIVMCIALVWWATAKAGGVGSMLSAPSQFAAGGKKAGLFWATFWPGLTAMVGFWATLALNIPDFTRFARSQRDQVVGQSIGLPVPMALLSVISVVVTSATVVIYGQAVWDPIDLTSRMTGIGVGIALVILTLDTMCCNLAANLVGPAYDFSSLWPKGISYKTGGLITATIAIVMMPWKILATTQGYIFTWLVGYSALLGPVAGIMMVDYFLIRGTRLEARALFDERGEYAYTGGWNLGAVVALAVGVLPNLPGFLHTAFPASFPNVPAFFNTLYTYAWFVGLVLASIVYSAWMKLRGSPQARVASA; encoded by the coding sequence ATGAAGCCGACAGCGCAACCCGCCGATGCCCAGCCGGGCGCGGCGCACGGCAGCTCTCTCTACAACGACGACCTGGCGCCGACCGGCGCAGCGCAGCGCACCTGGAAGTGGTATCACTTCGCGGCGCTGTGGGTCGGCATGGTGATGAACATTGCGTCGTACATGCTGGCGGCCGGACTGACGGAGCAGGGCATGTCGCCGTGGCAGGCGGTGCTGACGGTGTTGCTGGGCAACGCCATCGTGCTGGTGCCGATGTTGCTGATCGGCCATGCAGGAGCCAAGCACGGCATTCCGTACGCGGTGCTGGTGCGCACCTCGTTCGGCACGCAGGGGGCGAAGCTGCCGGCGCTGCTGCGCGCCATCGTCGCGTGCGGCTGGTATGGCATCCAGACCTGGCTGGGCGGCAGCGCCATCCATACGCTGGTCAACATCCTGACCGGTAATGCGCTGCATGGTGCGCCGCTGCCGCTGCTGGACATCTCCGTCGCGCAGCTGGCCTGCTTCCTGCTGTTCTGGGCGCTGCAGCTGTACTTCATCGTGCACGGCACCGACTCGATCCGCTGGCTGGAGAGCTGGTCGGCGCCGATCAAGATCGTGATGTGCATCGCGCTGGTGTGGTGGGCCACCGCGAAGGCGGGCGGGGTCGGCTCGATGCTGTCGGCGCCGTCGCAGTTTGCGGCGGGCGGCAAGAAGGCCGGGCTGTTCTGGGCGACCTTCTGGCCGGGCCTGACGGCGATGGTCGGCTTCTGGGCGACGCTGGCGCTGAACATTCCGGATTTCACGCGCTTCGCCAGGTCGCAGCGGGACCAGGTGGTGGGCCAGTCGATCGGGTTGCCGGTGCCGATGGCGCTGCTGTCGGTGATCTCGGTGGTGGTGACCTCGGCCACGGTGGTGATCTACGGCCAGGCGGTCTGGGACCCGATCGACCTGACCAGCCGCATGACCGGCATCGGCGTGGGCATCGCGCTGGTGATCCTGACGCTGGATACCATGTGCTGCAACCTGGCCGCCAACCTGGTGGGGCCGGCCTACGATTTCTCCAGCCTGTGGCCGAAGGGCATCTCGTACAAGACGGGCGGGCTCATCACGGCGACCATCGCCATCGTGATGATGCCGTGGAAGATCCTGGCCACCACGCAGGGCTACATCTTCACGTGGCTGGTCGGCTATTCGGCGCTGCTGGGGCCGGTGGCGGGGATCATGATGGTCGACTACTTCCTGATCCGCGGCACGCGGCTCGAGGCGCGCGCGCTGTTCGACGAGCGCGGCGAGTATGCCTACACCGGCGGCTGGAACCTCGGCGCGGTGGTGGCGCTGGCGGTGGGCGTGCTGCCCAACCTGCCCGGCTTTCTGCATACCGCGTTTCCGGCGTCGTTCCCGAACGTGCCGGCGTTCTTCAATACGCTCTACACCTATGCGTGGTTCGTCGGGCTGGTGCTGGCGTCCATTGTCTACAGCGCGTGGATGAAGCTGCGCGGCAGTCCGCAAGCACGCGTGGCCAGCGCCTGA
- a CDS encoding IS5 family transposase produces MKQADLGLNLSTKRTRKREFLEEMARVVPWADLVMLIAPYAPEGKRGRPPFAVETMLRIHFLQQWFGLSDPAMEEALHDVPLYREFAGLDNWTTRLPDESTILRFRHLLEKHKLAAEMLALVNEMLRGKGLMLKAGTVVDATLISAPSSTKNASGERDPEMHQSKKGNQWYFGMKAHIGVDAESGLVHTVRGTAGNVNDVVEANSLLHGEETDAFGDAGYQGAHKRPDARAGVRWHVAMKPGKRRALSKDRPLDGLIDQIEHAKASIRAKVEHPFRVIKRQFGYAKVRYRGLRKNTAQLMTLFALSNLWMVRGKLHGATA; encoded by the coding sequence ATGAAACAAGCCGACCTTGGACTGAACTTGTCGACCAAACGCACGCGCAAGCGTGAGTTTCTGGAAGAGATGGCCCGTGTGGTGCCATGGGCCGATCTGGTGATGCTGATCGCGCCCTACGCGCCCGAAGGCAAGCGCGGTCGGCCGCCGTTTGCCGTGGAGACGATGCTGCGCATCCACTTTCTGCAACAGTGGTTCGGCCTGTCTGACCCGGCGATGGAAGAGGCGCTGCACGACGTGCCGCTGTACCGCGAGTTTGCGGGGCTGGACAACTGGACCACGCGGCTGCCCGACGAGAGCACGATTCTGCGCTTCCGTCATCTGCTGGAGAAGCACAAGCTGGCGGCCGAGATGCTGGCGCTGGTCAACGAGATGCTGCGCGGCAAGGGGCTGATGCTCAAGGCCGGCACGGTGGTGGATGCCACGCTGATCAGCGCACCGAGCTCGACCAAGAATGCATCGGGCGAACGCGATCCAGAGATGCATCAGAGCAAGAAAGGCAACCAGTGGTACTTCGGCATGAAGGCGCATATCGGTGTGGACGCCGAATCTGGGCTGGTGCACACAGTGCGGGGCACGGCGGGCAACGTGAACGACGTGGTCGAAGCCAACAGCCTGTTGCACGGTGAGGAAACCGATGCCTTTGGCGACGCGGGCTATCAGGGGGCACACAAGCGCCCGGATGCCAGGGCTGGCGTGAGGTGGCATGTGGCAATGAAGCCCGGCAAGCGCCGGGCGTTGAGCAAGGACCGCCCGCTGGACGGGTTGATTGACCAAATCGAGCACGCCAAGGCCAGCATCCGGGCCAAGGTCGAGCATCCGTTCCGGGTGATCAAGAGGCAGTTCGGTTACGCCAAGGTCCGCTACCGGGGGTTGAGGAAGAACACCGCGCAGCTCATGACCTTGTTCGCGCTTTCCAATCTGTGGATGGTGCGCGGCAAGTTGCATGGAGCGACCGCATGA
- a CDS encoding methyl-accepting chemotaxis protein — translation MKLAIKLPLAFAAALLLMFAGAIYGIVSLSGSITEYNTTVQARVADERAVTSMLVNFKTQVQEWKDTLLRGKVQAMRDKHWTAFGQREQDVAGQARALQASLPPGKSRELVGQFAAAHATMGQGYRKGYESFVAAAFDPTVGDQVVTGVDREPSRLLDEAAREIAAESAAVSARTAATAHTALVVSVVLMLVAFGLGLAGAFLFSRSITRPLSRAVEVARRVAQGNLGSAFEARGSDEIAQLLIALREMQGSLAQVVSEVRRNAEGVASASAQIASGNLNLSSRTEEQAASLEETAANMGELTSTVRLNSENAVQASTLAGHASDTAARGGKVMTDVVETMQGISESSAKVGEIIGVIDSIAFQTNILALNAAVEAARAGEQGRGFAVVAGEVRTLAQRSASAAKEIKGLIGQSAERVDAGARLVQEAGGIIDEIVASVQRVTQIVSEISSASAEQSTGIEQVNIAVGQIEEVTQQNAALVEEASAAAQQMADQADALRRAVAIFRVDGEAVRA, via the coding sequence ATGAAACTCGCGATCAAGCTTCCCCTGGCCTTTGCCGCAGCGCTGCTGCTGATGTTTGCCGGGGCGATCTACGGCATTGTGTCCCTCAGTGGGTCGATCACCGAATACAACACCACGGTCCAGGCGCGGGTGGCCGACGAGCGCGCGGTGACCAGCATGCTGGTCAACTTCAAGACCCAGGTGCAGGAATGGAAGGACACGCTGCTGCGCGGCAAGGTCCAGGCCATGCGCGACAAACACTGGACCGCCTTCGGCCAGCGCGAGCAGGACGTCGCCGGGCAGGCGCGGGCGCTGCAGGCGTCGCTGCCGCCGGGCAAGAGCCGTGAGCTGGTCGGCCAGTTCGCGGCCGCCCACGCGACGATGGGACAGGGCTATCGGAAGGGCTATGAGTCGTTCGTTGCGGCGGCGTTCGATCCGACGGTGGGCGATCAGGTGGTGACCGGGGTGGACCGCGAGCCGTCGCGGCTGCTCGATGAGGCGGCGCGCGAGATCGCGGCGGAAAGCGCCGCGGTGTCGGCCCGGACGGCGGCGACGGCGCACACGGCACTGGTGGTCAGCGTCGTGCTGATGCTGGTGGCGTTCGGGCTGGGCCTGGCCGGCGCGTTCCTGTTCAGCCGCTCGATCACGCGGCCGCTGTCGCGCGCGGTCGAGGTGGCGCGCAGGGTGGCGCAGGGCAATCTGGGGAGCGCATTCGAGGCGCGCGGCTCCGACGAGATCGCGCAGTTGCTGATCGCGCTCAGGGAGATGCAGGGCAGCCTGGCCCAGGTGGTGAGCGAGGTGCGGCGCAATGCCGAGGGCGTGGCCTCGGCCAGCGCGCAGATTGCTTCGGGCAACCTGAACCTGTCGTCGCGTACCGAGGAGCAGGCGGCCTCGCTGGAGGAGACCGCCGCCAACATGGGCGAGCTGACCTCGACCGTGCGCCTCAATTCCGAGAATGCCGTGCAGGCGTCGACGCTGGCCGGCCACGCATCCGATACGGCGGCGCGCGGCGGCAAGGTGATGACCGACGTGGTCGAGACCATGCAGGGCATTTCGGAGAGCTCGGCCAAGGTGGGCGAGATCATCGGCGTGATCGACAGCATTGCGTTCCAGACCAACATCCTCGCGCTCAACGCGGCGGTCGAGGCCGCGCGGGCCGGCGAGCAGGGGCGCGGGTTTGCGGTGGTGGCGGGCGAGGTGCGCACGCTGGCGCAGCGCAGCGCCTCGGCGGCCAAGGAGATCAAGGGCCTGATCGGCCAGTCGGCCGAGCGGGTGGACGCCGGCGCGCGGCTGGTGCAGGAGGCCGGCGGCATCATCGACGAGATCGTGGCCTCCGTGCAGCGCGTGACGCAGATCGTGTCGGAGATCTCGTCGGCCTCGGCCGAGCAGAGCACTGGCATCGAGCAGGTGAACATTGCTGTCGGGCAGATCGAGGAAGTGACGCAGCAGAACGCCGCGCTGGTGGAAGAGGCCTCGGCCGCGGCGCAGCAGATGGCCGACCAGGCCGACGCGCTGCGCCGAGCGGTGGCGATCTTCCGGGTGGACGGCGAGGCCGTGCGGGCATAG
- a CDS encoding oxidative damage protection protein, producing MARMVHCVKLNKEAEGLDFPPLPGELGKKIWQSVSKEAWAGWLKHQTMLINENRLNMADTRARQYLLKQTEKYFFGEGADQASGYVPPPSA from the coding sequence ATGGCCCGCATGGTCCACTGCGTCAAGCTCAACAAGGAAGCCGAAGGCCTCGACTTCCCGCCCCTGCCCGGCGAACTGGGCAAGAAAATCTGGCAAAGCGTCTCGAAAGAGGCCTGGGCCGGCTGGCTCAAGCACCAGACTATGCTGATCAACGAAAACCGCCTGAACATGGCGGATACGCGCGCGCGCCAATACCTGCTCAAGCAGACCGAGAAGTACTTCTTCGGCGAAGGCGCCGACCAGGCCTCGGGCTACGTGCCGCCGCCGTCGGCCTGA